ACCATGCAGAAAAGCATTGTTGATATCCAGTTGGTGAATCTTCCAGTTCAGAGCAGTGGCAAGGGCAATCAAAGTTCTTACAGTGGTGAACTTTGCCACTGGTGAAAAAGTGTGTTTGTAATCCTTCCCTTCAATCTGTTTGTCTCCTCTTGCTACTAATCTGGCTTTCAGTCTATCAATGTCTCCTTCTTGGAGAAATTTGATCTTGTACACCCATTTTGAATCAATGGCCTTCTTTCCCTCTGGTAAGTCAGTCATCTCCCATGTATCATTCTCCTCAAGAGCTTTCAATTCCTCTTGCATTACATCAACCCATCCTTCATCTTTACAGGCTTCTCCATAGTGAGCTGGCTCTTTTATGCTCAATACATTGTTCAAAGAAGCCAAGTACTCTTCAGAATAGTATTCTGAATCCACCAGTCTTGCAACAATCATGTTGGCTGAATGCAACTCCCTTCTCCTACCAGGTAAGTCAAGTATGAAATCCTTGAACTTACCTGGTAATGTTCCTTCTCTTGAGGATTTTCTCAAGTTTCCCTCTgtgttttgctcattgtttatCAGAATAGGCTGGccattttcttcttcatttgtCTCTGCATCTGTATctcaattttcttcttcttgagtGTGGATCTGTTCTGTTTCTTGCTCAATCACTTCTAACAACACATCACCAAACTCATCATTCTCATTTCCATTTTCTGCAATATTCTCCCTAAGAGAAGTTATGAAATTGTGCTCCCCCTTCTTTAAAAGAAAGGGAAATATGTTTTCTTTAAAAACAACATCTCTGCTGACAAATATTTTCCTATTCTCCAGGTCCAACACTTTATATCCCTTTTGACAATATGGATATCCAATCATCACACACCTTATCCCTCTTGCAGCAAACTTGTCTCCTGGTTTCTTGTGTGGGCTTGCATAACACAGACTTCCTATCACCCTCAAATGATCATAGTTGGCCTCCTTCTTCATCATTCTCTTATATGGAGTATCCCAGTTAATCACTGCACTGGGTAGTAGGTTTATCAAGTGTGTAGCAGCAAGGATACATTCTCCCCACAAGTAGCTTGGGAGACCTGCATGTAATTTCAAAGCTCTTGCTGTTTCAAGCAAGAACGTGTGCTTCCTTTCCACTCTAGCATTCTGTTGAGGAACACCTTGCACACTCCTCTGGTGTATGATGCCTCTATCTGCAAGAATCTTTCCACATTCACTTTGAAAGATTTCAGTTCCATTATCACTCCTTAACATTTTAACTTTAGTGCTAAACTGATTTTCCACATGAGCTAGAAAATTGCTCagaattcctttcacttgttctttATTAGACAAGAGATGAGTCCAAGTAACTCTACTATAGTCATCTACTATAGTTAGAAAATAAGTTGCCCCTGTAATATTCTTTGTCCTGTATGGACCCCAAAGATCAACATGAATCAGATCAAAAATATCACTAGCAATAGATTTACTTGGCACAAAAGGTAGCCTGTGGTGTTTAGCAAGAGAACAAGTGTCACAGAAATAACTCTTAAGTTCATCACATTTGCAAAAAGATAAGTGTTTCATCTTGGAAATGGATACATGACCAAGTCTAGCATGAATTAAGTCAAGATTTTCTACTTTATTACAACTTCTTATGTCTCTATGTTCCCTTCTTTCTGCTGTCATGCATCCCTTTTTCTTCCCAACTTCTTCTCCTTTACATTTCCTCTCTTCTAGGATGAGCTTGTACAAGTCATGCTCATTCTTCCCAAGTATCATCCTCTCATTAGTGGAAAGGCCCTGAAGAGAGCATCCATATTTATCAAACAACAGAGATAAGTTACTTTTCTTTAGAAGCTTGCTGACAGAAAGCAAGTTGTGTTTGAAATCATTCACATACAGAACATCATCAAGTGTCACCTTCTCATTCAGCACCACACTACCCATTTCTTTCACAGTTTTTACACTCCCATCAGGTAACCCCACTCTTATATGTTTATCTAAACTCTTtaaatttttcaaattttttagaTTTCCAGTCATGTGATCACTAGCACCAGAATCTATGAGCCATGTATTTGAGCAATAATTGTTATGAGCACTTGCATCACTGGACAAAACCAAAACTTCTTTACCTGCAAAGTTGCTCTGGCTGGTACTTCCTGTGTTATGTTTCTCCCCCAGAGCTCTCATAACTTCCTGTACAACAGAAGAAATGAAATTGTTATCATGCTTAGTACCAGTACCTTCTGCTTGGTGAGATAGCACATCCAAGGGATTGTCTCCAGTCAGCATTTCTTCTTCCCTTGAAACATTTGCAGCTTGTCTCCCAGTTCCTTTTCCCTTAGGGTTGTTCTTGAACCAGTCTGGATATCCCACCAACTTGAAACATTCTTCCTTCAAGTGGCCCTTCATCCCACAATGGTCACATGTCTTTGTTTCCTTCTCCCATTTCTCCCTCTGCTTCCTCTTGTATTCCCTTTGGTCAAAACTCAGCAATGGTCCTAAGCTTTGGCCCTGTCTGTTCACAGCCAATGCACTTGTCTCAGGGCCAAGGCTAAGCTCACCAGAGATTTGCTTCTGTTTTTCAACCTGCATCACCAAGTTGTAAACCTTGTTCACAGGTAGGAGAGGATCCATACCCATAAAATTGGTTTTCATTTGGTCATAACCAGGGTTTAGTCCCATGAGAAATTTCATCAACTTGTCTGTGGATTCCATTTCCAGTAGTTTCTTCACAATGCTGCAACTGCATCTAGCTAATGCTCCACATGAACATTCAGGTATGTCCTCAAGTTCTGCAATTTGATCCCACAGATCTTTCAATTTGCAGTAATACTCACTTACACTCAGATTGTTCTGCTCTAGGAACCACAAATCCTTCTTCAGCTGATACAGTTGAGGGGCATTTGTCTGTCCATATCTCTCAACTATTTCCTCCCATAGCCTTTTGGTTGATGGCATACCCACCAGGCTCCCTGCAATACCAGGTTTCATGGTAGCCAACAGCCATGACCTCACCATATAGTCACACCTAGTCCACTTCTGCACTTCATCTGGTCCTTCAGAAGGCTTAGGGTGCTTTCCTTCCAGAAAGGCAAGCTTGTTCTTTGCACCAAGAGCAATCTTAATGCTCCTGTTCCAGTTAAAAAAATTGTTTCCATCAAGGAGAATGCTTCCCAGAGGTGTTGCTGCACTTTCATTTACAGCAATAAAAAGAGGATCTTTGTAAGGGTTAAggtttgtgtttgtgtttgaGTTTGTTTCAGACATGTTTTCAGTTTTGAATTCGAAAAAGCTTGAAGCTTTGCTAGGTTTTTGGTTGTGTGAGCCTTTGTATTTCTTCCTTTACGCAAGATCTTCCAaccttgctctgataccatgtagaAAAACAAAGACTCTGGTTTTGGTTTTCTTGGTTCAATCAGAACCAGTTTCCTTTCTTTCTGTAATTCTGTGTATTGTGTGTTACCAAACTGCGCCCCTTCTCCTCCTTCCCTTATATACATGAGCTCACTATTCTAACCGAGGAATAGCTGTACAAAGCAACAAAATAACGGCTAGGATATCTTCCTAGGATCAATACAAGATCAGAAAAAGACAAAGCTAATAAAGGCTATACTACAATGCACAAAAATGCATGTGACTGTTGCTGATGTGGATGATATTCACATGATATTCTCAATAGTTATTCAATGATgacatatgtttttttttttttttgaagtgaTGGTTGATGACACATGGTTATTGCAAACCCATTTTAGCAGTTATTAGTTTAATTTTCTTACTTTTTTAGAAATAACCTTTGAAAAAAGATTCCCTAAGATCACATGAATACTAAAAAGACTACCAATCTAATGCACCTCTAAATTAAACAAGAATGTGCCATATTTATATTAGGACAAtataaaaaaaacgaaaaatcgACAAAACTCCATGTTGCCATCCTTGCACACAAATCCTGTAGTTGCTTCCGATTGACAAACCCCACGTCTCTTGGAGTTTATTGTCTAGGAACATGGATTACATTTACGTTGATTGTTGTGGATGGTGTCAAGTGGGATTTAATTAggacaatattataaattaaataatactaATATGTCCAATCAACAAAATGATCTAGATGTAGAGCAGTAAATTATTCCAGATTTAGCAAGATTGTCACATCCATCACCACATGAATTCAGAATAATCTAAGCTTATGTTTTGAAATCAAATCATGAAAATTTGTGCATAAAATTGCATGTGTATTTATTTGGATTGATTTCAAATGAGCAAATCAATGATCTAAACTTGATGATATGATCATGACGAATCAAATATTACATTGTCGGTGCAGATGCACACACAAGATAAATAAAGAGGCCAAAGTTACATTCTTGTTTTTAGACTTTTAACCCTTTATAGATCGAGGAGATCCGAGACATAGAGTTGGCCAGGTGAGGCGAATTTTGCATGGTCGTGTGGGCAGGGGGGGCGGATTTGTTGGTGGCGACTGGCGACTAGCGAGACTAGCAAGTGGATGATAAGGCAGGTATGGATATTTTTATTGTTGTATTAGTCAGatactagtataatacccgtgtgatgcacgatttataatctgttacgcaaaatattaaatttgaaTGAAATCTAAACTATATCTATTGACAATTAACCAAGATAGAGCTTgattttctaattaaattaattatggcTAGATTTGTTATTGTCGTATTTCatatcttatttattaaaaaaataaaaatgaaacaaATAAGGTATGTAGATAAAATTACTTTCACTCTCACTCATCACCTGTGTGAACATAAAGTTATTCTCATATACCTTTTCTTTCTATAGTTTATTCTCATATACACTTTATTACTATAGTTATACTCATCTACTCACCAAATACTCGCCCTACCATTTACATCATTATCCGATCACTTAGCACTTACACACATCATGTACTTTATCAGATGACTTTTAGTTAAGGCGAGGCGCCGTGGCGGGTGCGGAGGATTGTCCCTCCACACCCGTATCCACCTAAAATCTCATTCTTATCCCTGCCACCCACAATATGTGTGCTACCCatctataaaataaaattcattctcGCTCCATCACCCACCTGTTTATCTCAACCCATCATATACCCTATTTTTTTGGtagttttcaattttaaaactctattttagAGTATTTTTCAATTTGGTTGTCTTATTAGTGTagttgaataaataaataaaaggttGTAATATGTAGGTTAGTTGATAAAAATACTACTCACGATCAATTAGATGAAAGATATGCGAGTAATTGGGAGGGTAcaatttaaaattcatcattgcATTGTCACCTGAGGCATATACTTTTTCTATCCGCATCACCCACCAAATTAAGCTTTCCTCCACCCCTTCCCACTTGGGGCGTTGCATAAAGGCCTCCCCAAAACCCGTCCCACTAACAATGTAGCATACCTATATTTGGTCAATATTACATGACGTTACCTTTTCAGTTAACTATCTAATACACTAACTCCAACCCCTTTGATGGTCCCATGGCCAAAATTTACTTCATTTAGAATTGAGTGTAACAAATGCACATGAGTTGATAAAGTGGTCAACGACAGAAGAGATAGAGAGAGAGCAAGAGGGAAAACTGATCGTTTAATGTATGGAGTAATCTCAAACGGATATACCAAAGATGAATATGATGCAAATAAAGGGACTGAAGGACTACTGAATAAAAGAATTGTGAAAGAGTTGGGAAGTGATCTTTTTAAGATAACTTTTTCCGTTTCTATGTAGTTGGAACGTACACTTTTTCACCCTTAATTAAGAAGGAATCAAACTTCTTTAATATAAGGGTAAAACCGAAAAGATGTTCCATTATTTATTTGGTGTTTGAgagattataattaataaatagaTTAAAGTGAGGGTGAAATGTCAAATCATACAAAATAGTTTTCCATTTATAGTGTGTTGCAATTTTTCTGTTTTAGGGAAGTgttgcaaataaaaaataaatagataaaatgtttttttaaaataatgttTGATATTCTTTTCTTATAAGTACTATGTAGTCGGAGTACGTATAATATTGTGATAGTCATATTATAAGTACTACGAAGTCAGAGTACTATAGTCGTATTATAATTTCGCCAATATATTACAAAATGTATATAGAATGCACTCTCTCTGTATTATTTTCCATATTATCTTTGTGGTATATAGACAATAGAAGTCAATAAAATCTTTAAATTAAATAGTTtctttaacttagtaaatagATATTATTTTACCGTGTATTCAATAATATAGATTGTCTTATCTATATACACTAATACAAATGGTATACATTTAGGCAATAAAAATGaaaagtaaaattaaaaataacatgTGTTAGCATCACATTGAGGTaccctctcttttagtatagcatatagatagatagatagatagatagatagatacgTAGTACATTATAATGTCTTGTATTATGTACCATATTTCCAAATTTAATGATATTAATATttagattaaaataaataaattagacaAGCAACATGTCATCTTTATAGGTAGTATCCTAAAAACTTATGAGTATATTTTATGCTATATTTTGTAGAATATTCATTTTAAATGGTAATTTATTCAGTGCACCATATTTACATAACGTTTATATAAACACGggaataaaatatttatttgtgcatatttttttacattttctatttttattagtATTTTTAGAATGTTTATTATTAAAAGAATCTTTAAGATTAATATTGGCAaacaatatataatatatattctCTAGCGCATATCTTTCCTTAAATAAGACAACTTAAATTTAgattaataattttttaattactttattaatttataaGAGAAGCGAATCATGTattgacatttgtcatcaccacattgatttcctcttttttagtataatatatagatagattgCGAATTaacaatatactccgtataagtaTCACTACAAAAATTTATATCATTAACGACGAGAAATTTCGTCATTAAAGAccaataatcattgattaataatcgttgattaatgacgggatttcctgtcgcgaacccgtcataaaagagggtcgtcgttaatgaaaaattccgccgttaacccgtcgtaaaagacatttgcgacggtggTTCCCGTCTATATTTGGTTGTTACGAaatttttaacccgtcgtaattagattgtcgttaaagatacaaattaattcttGTAGTGGCAGTTGTAATGTGGATTCGTTCCACATTCTTGAGTGTTTGTATTTTGATGTATAATCAAATTGGAATGACAAGTTTCAACAAATCAACAACATTTATCTAAAGTGTATAATGTACaccaaagttaaagttaacgtaaaatgcttaaaagtacgttacccttatatatgtaaaagttatttattttttagtgataaaatttttcaatttaataaaaaatatttctttaaaattactaataatgtataaaataatcatttaaccctttaaaatgtttatctatcaacttttatttttaataatataaaagtgagAGAAAAGTGGGTAGAAGATAGAGaaactgggtaaaagttatgttggtgtacaaattaaaatttattgtacaccttatgtatgcaagaccttttgaataatatttataacTAATCATGTTCCTAAAATTAAGGACCACTAACACACTAATTTTAAGCATAACTTTTAACACTAGCAAGagaaaatgattaatttatactgTTTAAGTTAATTTAGTTATTTAAGGAGAGTAAGGTTTTAAGGCCTTGTTCTTTTtagcttaatttcagtttcatgaCTTATTTCGcgattcagttcagttcagttcagttcagtttaattcaattcaattcaacttaataataataataataattattattattattattattattattattattatttattacttattacttattatttattacttattatttattaaattaatttattatttattatttattatttattatgttaagttacttcctccatttcgcaatagatgcatcatttctttttttcACGCATCCCAACATGCTTTTTTGAACATTAGTATCTTTAATTgcgtgtaagtaaaaattaaaaaaacattgatatttggaatcctcaccttgatacgaatttaacaagatctcacttgactatgtttgtttttacataatgtgaaagaataattgtcaaagttagttaatgaatagtgtccaaaagagaaacgatgcatctattgcagaacggaggaagtattatttattatttatttatttattatttatttatttatttatttattataatattctATTATGTTGAGTTAAgtgcagttcagttcagttcagttcaagagcattcaattcagttcaattcTAAAGAATAGGACCTAAATATGGTAACCCCGAATGAGcaattgaattaaaaaaacataGTCTCAATCCATAAAAAATACGTTGTACAATCTATTGTAAATTAAAAATTGACGAAGACAAAACCCTAAAATAGtataaaatgaaatggggagtaacaaagttaaaaacaatgtACAATTATAGAAAGTAGCCAAAAGAATAAAGAGAGAAAAATAGAGCAAAGTTGCCGTAAAATTTGACCGACGAAAGCAAAAGTGTACTGGAGAAGTGCAGATGATAATAAGCATAATCGTAAAGacgacaaaaataaaaaaatgattaaaaatAATTGGTGATGGGAAATAACAAACCCAAACAGTTACAGGACAACCCCAACATGAATCAAAATATCTCAACCCAAGTGCATGACCTAAACAATCTTAccactcactcactcactcacaCACTCACTCTCATTTTATTTTACTACTTATAAAGTTATACGGAGTAGCTTACACCATTGTACGTAAGAGGGAGGCTACATCGTTGGTAAACAGCGACATATTACCCCATAcctacctttaaaaaaaaaaaaaaaaaattagaaatatggcccacctttaaataaatgtgtaaaagtgttgctaacttggtatatactgtcatttgtaatataagtattgtcattgttgtatatatactgtcattgttgtattaaaatactgtcacaatcacccaaaaaaaggaaattatgtatacaactgtaattaaatataaaaagtaaagagaccacttaaatgaatggataaaagtgttgcatattaaatgaatgagcaaaagtatgtatacaagtgttatataagtattgtcatcgtttgcataaatactgtcattgttgtattaaaatactgtcattgttgtactaaTTACTGTCATTGTTGCCCATACATAatactttgtttgacttttcaactcttgagcggaaattataattttatccCGGGTATGGAGTAATTGTGTcgctggttaccagcgatgtagccTCCCTCTTGTACGTAACTAGTACTCTGGACTTCCCATGGTTCGCATTTTGCACTATTTATACAATTATACCCAGAGTTTGACCATACGTTGTTAATTGGAGTACTACATACTTTATATTTCCccaattcttatttacatgacacaattggatTTGGACGCAATTTACATAAACTCATTTGTTTTCCTTTCGTGTaggattttattaatttcgtttcaataaatagtttttaaatgtcaactttttataatttttcttatccataattgaagatattaatgtttaaaatcgtgcattggaaaacataactaaataattatgtcatttaaaaaataagaacatgtaaaatatatttttacgtTTTTTTAAATCAAAAATATGTTAATCCGTAATATGTACTCCCTCAATTCCTAGCAGATTGCCCCATATTCCTTAAATAATATACCCTGTAACGTACTTTTCCCACTTAGAGTACGTACAACCTTGACATGTAGCTCGGGTCAAGTGATAATTGACATGACAAAATGACTACAATGTTGACAGTGTACAAGGGTCAAAATTTTATTAACTTGACCCGGGTCGGATATGTGACCCAAcgtcaagttaataaatatggAATGTGGGGCCAAATTCAATGGCAACTTGCATGAATTACCTATTTTGATTGCTTCCTGTACTGATCTTTGCTCCAAATGTGGACTGAAGTGCCTAGAGTTGGCACCATGCATGCGCCAAATTCAAGTAATCTGTGATGGCCATGCAACTTCATGGTttgcatattattatttttagaaaattttGAATGATAATTATTTTTTAGAAAATTTTGAATGATAATTACTTTTTAGAAAATTTTGAATGATAATTACTTTTTAGAAAATTTTGTatgataatttaatttcatatttattttttattaaaattaataattgttTTTTAATATGAATTTGAAGTGGGGATacgtaaaagtaaaaaaaagtaaaaaagagAAATTAATGACATTGAGTTAAGATTGTAGAAGGAAAATGAGAGATTTAAGTAAGAGATATGTCAAGTTAGTGAAAAATGAGGTGGAAGATGGagaaagatgagagagaaattggTAAAAAATGCACATAATCTTAGTATCTCTAACTATATCTCTCTCCTAATAAACCCACTTTATTTAACCATGTACGTAACTTTTACTCAAATATTAATAAAGTAACATTTACCCGTACTGCAATTTGGGTGGAGCTGTGGAGGTAGTAATGCGTTGGATTCATTTCAATGCCACAATAGTATTGTGATTTGTGACAATACATCGCCGCAATAATTTGCAAGTGGGGACATCCAGTACCTTAGATTAATTTCCAATGAGAAAGCCAAATACCTTAGATTAACTTCCAATGAGAAATCCAATGCCTTAGATTGATTGTTCAATTGAGTTTTATCTTTAttcaacattttttttgttggttTCGTGTTTTATCTCTTTTGTTGCAAGTTGGAGTACTTCCGTAGTTTGATATGGATTGTGTGATTGAAATGAAATTGGGTGGGTTGTATTTGAATGTGGACTTGAATGGAGATAGTAGTTTGGTCATTTTGGTGATTGAATAACAATCTGGGCATCTGATGATTGTGGAATGTGGAGACGGTGTGCCGTGTGTGGTTTAGGTTTAGGTTTAGTT
This sequence is a window from Spinacia oleracea cultivar Varoflay chromosome 1, BTI_SOV_V1, whole genome shotgun sequence. Protein-coding genes within it:
- the LOC130466094 gene encoding uncharacterized protein, which produces MSETNSNTNTNLNPYKDPLFIAVNESAATPLGSILLDGNNFFNWNRSIKIALGAKNKLAFLEGKHPKPSEGPDEVQKWTRCDYMVRSWLLATMKPGIAGSLVGMPSTKRLWEEIVERYGQTNAPQLYQLKKDLWFLEQNNLSVSEYYCKLKDLWDQIAELEDIPECSCGALARCSCSIVKKLLEMESTDKLMKFLMGLNPGYDQMKTNFMGMDPLLPVNKVYNLVMQVEKQKQISGELSLGPETSALAVNRQGQSLGPLLSFDQREYKRKQREKWEKETKTCDHCGMKGHLKEECFKLVGYPDWFKNNPKGKGTGRQAANVSREEEMLTGDNPLDVLSHQAEGTGTKHDNNFISSVVQEVMRALGEKHNTGSTSQSNFAGPFH